Sequence from the Candidatus Eremiobacteraceae bacterium genome:
GCCGCGGCTGCGGCGTCGCCGCCGCCCACGACCGTGCGCGCACCGAGCGCCGTTGCGCGCGCCATCGCCTCGCCAACCGCGCGCGTGCCCTCGCGGTAAGGCGCTCTCTCATAGACGCCCATCGGTCCGTTAAAGACCACCGTGCGCGCCGCTTCGATCGCTTTGGCGTATGCGGCGGCAGTCTTCGGCCCGATGTCGAGGATCATCGAATCGCCGACGTCCGGCATATCGACCGTGTGCGCGCCGGCATCGTCGTCGAATTTTGCCGAAACGACCGCATCGACCGGCAGCATCATCTCGACGCCGCGCGCACGGGCGAGCTC
This genomic interval carries:
- the pgk gene encoding phosphoglycerate kinase; translated protein: CVIGGAKIKDKVGVFSNLMDRVTAFCIGGGMANTFLAAQGIDVGTSLRDDDLQPAQAMLELARARGVEMMLPVDAVVSAKFDDDAGAHTVDMPDVGDSMILDIGPKTAAAYAKAIEAARTVVFNGPMGVYERAPYREGTRAVGEAMARATALGARTVVGGGDAAAAAEELGFAQKVTHVSTGGGATLEFLEGKELPGIKALEA